TCTGCTCGCGGGACAGTATCTCGACTGAGTCGGTCGGGTCGGTTCCAGTTCAGTCAGTTCCGTTCAGTTCAATCAGCTTAGTCAGTTTAGTCAGTTTAGTTCAGTTCGGTTCGGGTTCCCGTTCCTCGTTTCGTTCCGGTTCGTGAGTCCGGTCACCGTCGGAATCGTGGACCTCGCCGTCGATGCAGGACGAACAGTAGTCGTTTTCTCCCCCGTCGATCGTCCAGAGCGGAACGCCGAACAGCACCGCCTGTTTCGTGTACGTCCGCCGCTGTCCGGTCTCGATAGTCGAGTCACAGACGCTACAGTCGGTCCCTCCGTCCACCGGTTCCGTGTCCACTCGGCGTTCGATGCCGACCGTAGAGCGCGGATACTGGACGAGATTCGAATCGAGCACGAAAAATACGAGGGTGAAATAAAGTCCCATCAGCGCCAGGTCCGGGACCGGCCAATCCATCCCGAAAAAGAGGTATGCCAGCAGTATGGGGACGCCGATTTTGGTCACGGCCCGGCGGATACGGGCGGCCAGCGTCGAAGGGCGAGACATCCCGTGAAAATGAGTTGTTCTGACAGTTAATCGTTCGCATGATTCGACACGAGTTCGGAGCCGATGAGCCTCAATCGGCGTTCTCGGCCGTTTCCCCGCTCGCGTCGGCGTACTTCCCGCTCGTGCCGCCGCGCAGGTCGGCTTCGATCTCTTCGAGAGAACGGCCCTTCGTCTCCGGAACCTTCCAGTAGACGAACAGCAGGGAGAACAGGCTCAAGACGGCGTACAGCCCGAACGTCCCCGTCTGTCCGATGCCGCCGAACTCGACCCCGGAGAACGTCCCGCCGTTGATGAGCGTGAGGAACGTCAGCGAGACGAGGAGGTTCGCGGCCCAGTTGGCGACGGTGACGACGCCCATGGCCGACCCACGGACTTGAAGTGGGTAGATTTCGGAGATGAGCAACCAGAACACCGGTCCCATTCCGATGGCGAAAAAGCCGACGTAGAACATCAGACTGCCCACGGCGGCCCACCCGACGACACCCGACAGGCCGGGGAGGAAGAACACAGCGCTCAACCCGCCGAGCGCGAGCACCATACCGGTCAGTCCCACGAGCAGGAGCGGACGACGGCCGACGCGGTCGACGAGGAGCACCGCACAGATCGTCGCGCCGACGTTGACCAGTCCGACGCCGACGGTGGCGAGCAGGGATGCGGACGCCCCGAACCCGGTCGATTTGAAGATGGTCGGTGCGTAGTAGATGACGGTGTTGATACCGGTCACTTGCTGGAGGACGGCGAGACCGACGCCGACGATGAGCGCGGGACGAATCCACGATTCGAGTAGGGTCGAGGCGTCGTTCTCCTCGACTTTCGCCGTCTCCTCTATGTTCTGAATTTCCTCCTCGATACGGTCCTCCGAACGGGTTCGTGAGAGGACCGACCGGGCTTCGTCCAGGCGTCCGTTCTCGACCAACCAGCGCGGACTTTCCGGCATGAAGAGCATCCCGAGCGCGAGCGCCGCGGCCGGAACGACGCCGGACCCGAGCATCCAGCGCCAACCGCCCGGTCCCTTGAAAACGTAGTTGACGAGGTACGCGAGCAGGATACCGGACGTCACCGCGAGTTGGTTGAGCGAGACCAGCGACCCACGAATCTTCGGCGGCGCGATTTCGGAGTTGTAGAGCGGTCCGACCATCGATGCGACGCCGATGGCGAACCCGACCACGAGACGCCCGACGACGAGCGCCGGGACGTTCGGCGCGAACGCCATCACGACCGATCCGACGAAGAACACGCACGCCCCGGCGACCATGAGCCGACGTCGTCCCAATCGGTCCGCCAACCGCCCACCGGCGGCCGCTCCGACTATCGCGCCGACGAGCGTGGCGCTGACGATGATCTCCTGCATGAGATGGGTGAGACCGAAACTGTTGTCGATGTACAACAGCGCACCCGAGATGACGCCCGTATCGAAGCCGAACAACAACCCGTTCAGCGCCGCAATCGCGGCGGTTATGTAGATAAATCGATTCGTTCCGGTATCTCTCGTAGCGTTTTCCAAGACGAGTGCCTCCTGTCTGGATATCCCTGACGAATAACTACATTCTTTTTGCTTACGAGTGAAAAGTTGGATAATAATTATAAATATCGTTAATTCTGTTCGTGGTATGATTATTGTCGCACGTTTTTATAACCGGACGCGGGTCCGTGAAACGGGAACGGTTTATCCGACCGCGAACGCAGAGGAACCATATGGACGAGAACACGCTCACGATGACGCCGGGTCCGACCGCCGTCCCCGAGGACGTTCGGGAAGCGATGGCGAAACCGGCGATGAACCCCGACGTAAACCCCGAGTTCGCGTCGTACTACGAAACCCTCCTCGACAAACTGGCCCGCGTGTACGGCACGGACGACGACGTGGTCGTCCTCGGCGGCGAGGGAATCCTCGGTCTGGAAACCGCCGTCGAGTCACTGGTCTCGCCGGGCGAGGACGTCCTCTGCCTCGCCAACGGCCTGTACGGCGACGGCTTCGCCGATTTCGTCGAGATGGCCGGTGCAACCCGGTCGTCCACGATATCGACTACACCGAGGCGTTCGATCCCGAGCAAGTCGCCGAACTCGTCGAATCCGGCGAGTTCGCCGCCGCGACGATGGTACACTGCGAGACGCCGACCGGCCTGCTGAACGATTTCGACGAGATTCTGGGAACGCTCCAAGACGCGGGCGTCCTCACCATCGTGGATGCCGTCTCGTCGCTCGGCGGGACGGCGGTCCCGGTCGAGAACATCGACGTCTGTCTCGGCGCGTCCCAGAAGTGTTTCAGTTCACCGCCCGGCCTGACCACCATGTCGGTCAGCGACGCTGCGTGGGAGAAAGTCGAGGCGACCGAACAGGACGGCTTCTACACCAGTCTGGAACCGTGGCAGGACGCGGATTTCTCGTTCCTTCCATACACTCACCTCGTCTCGAACCTCTACGCGTTGGAGGCGTCGCTCGACCGAATTCTGGACGAAGGCAGGGAGAACGTCTTCGCGCGGCACGAATCCGCGGCCGACCGGTGCCGGAAACGGGGCGAGGAACTCGGACTCTCCCCCTTCCCCGGTTCCGAGTCCCTGTGCTCGCCCACCGTCACGGCCTTCGAAATAGAGGGACGGGCGACGGACGTACAGCGACAGTTGTACGACGACCACGACGTCCTCGTGACTACCGGACTGGGAGACCTGGAAAACGACATCCTCCGCGTCGGGCACATGGGCTACAACGCGACGGAGACGAACGTCGAAACGACGATGGACGCGCTCGAATCCGTGCTCGATTGAGCCAGCACCGATCAATCAGCTAGCAGTTCCGGCGGTTCTTCATCCTCGGCATCGCGGGCGTCCTGCACCCAGAGGTCGCCGAACAGGTCGTCCTGGTCGAGCATGAGGGTGCCGCGGTGGGCCAGAAACAGCAGGGCGAGGTACGTCATCACGCGCGTCGAACCGACCATCTCGATTTCCGCATAGAGCACTTCCGTCCGTCCCGCTTCGTACTGGTCGAACAGCGCCTCCCGCACGTCCTCGATGACCGTCTCGATGTGCTCGTCGTGGGTCGTCCCCGTCACCTCCGACTCCGTCGGTTCGTCGTCGAACCGCATGTCGTCGCCCGAGTGGTAATCGAGGGTTTGGGTTCCCCGCCGGAAGCCCTGCGGCGAATCGCTGGTGTCGTACGTCCGTGATTCCTTCCACCACGACCCGCGTTCGTGCTCGCGCAGGTCGCGCACGAGTTCGTCCAGCGTCTCCGGCGTTCCGCGGGCGCTCTTCCGGTCGAGACGGCGCTCCATCTCGTCTTCGAGCGACGCGATGGGATCGAAGCCGTCCGACTCGTCCATCGCCATGGGCGCTTCCCACGGTTCCAGTTCCTCCTCCTCGAGTTCGTCGTCCGTGAGGAGCGCGTCGCTCTTCATCCGCAGGAGCACACTGGCGTAAAACAGCGCCCGGCCGGACGTCCGGAGGTCAGTCCCGTCCAACCGCGCGAGGAACTTGTCCGTCACGTCCACGATGTCGATGTCCCACGGCTCTATCTCGCCCTCCTCCGCCAACTGAACGAGGAGTTCGACCGGTTCGACTTCGTCG
The genomic region above belongs to Haladaptatus sp. R4 and contains:
- a CDS encoding sugar porter family MFS transporter — encoded protein: MIIPRTELTIFIIIIQLFTRKQKECSYSSGISRQEALVLENATRDTGTNRFIYITAAIAALNGLLFGFDTGVISGALLYIDNSFGLTHLMQEIIVSATLVGAIVGAAAGGRLADRLGRRRLMVAGACVFFVGSVVMAFAPNVPALVVGRLVVGFAIGVASMVGPLYNSEIAPPKIRGSLVSLNQLAVTSGILLAYLVNYVFKGPGGWRWMLGSGVVPAAALALGMLFMPESPRWLVENGRLDEARSVLSRTRSEDRIEEEIQNIEETAKVEENDASTLLESWIRPALIVGVGLAVLQQVTGINTVIYYAPTIFKSTGFGASASLLATVGVGLVNVGATICAVLLVDRVGRRPLLLVGLTGMVLALGGLSAVFFLPGLSGVVGWAAVGSLMFYVGFFAIGMGPVFWLLISEIYPLQVRGSAMGVVTVANWAANLLVSLTFLTLINGGTFSGVEFGGIGQTGTFGLYAVLSLFSLLFVYWKVPETKGRSLEEIEADLRGGTSGKYADASGETAENAD
- a CDS encoding segregation/condensation protein A encodes the protein MTSDVPKEHRDANSAERSSADSRAAEPRDDDEAASNEIPEESPDANGNAVSDDSPKENRNENDDIPLNIAGHEDRERGESGMLSDLKPDDPSDFDDDEVEPVELLVQLAEEGEIEPWDIDIVDVTDKFLARLDGTDLRTSGRALFYASVLLRMKSDALLTDDELEEEELEPWEAPMAMDESDGFDPIASLEDEMERRLDRKSARGTPETLDELVRDLREHERGSWWKESRTYDTSDSPQGFRRGTQTLDYHSGDDMRFDDEPTESEVTGTTHDEHIETVIEDVREALFDQYEAGRTEVLYAEIEMVGSTRVMTYLALLFLAHRGTLMLDQDDLFGDLWVQDARDAEDEEPPELLAD